Within Cucumis melo cultivar AY chromosome 4, USDA_Cmelo_AY_1.0, whole genome shotgun sequence, the genomic segment AAATCATGAGCTCCTGGAACGATTCCAGGCATTTATGTGATTGGACTGGCATTACTTGTAATTCCACCATTGGAAGAGTTGTGGTCTTGGACTTGGAAGCTCACAAACTGAGTGGTTCGGTACCAACTTCTTTAGGAAATATGACTCATCTCATTGAAATTAGATTGGGAGACAACAGATTCTACGGCCATATTCCCCAAGAATTTGGCCAGCTACTACAGTTACGTCATCTCAATTTGTCTTACAATAACTTCAGTGGCGAGATTCCAGGAAATATAAGTCATTGCACCCAGCTGGTTCATTTGGAGTTGGGTAACAATGGGCTTGAAGGTCAGATTCCACACCAGTTGTTCACGTTAACCAAGTTGAAACGACTCAGTTTTCCCAATAACAATTTGATTGGAACCATCCCATCTTGGATAGGAAACTTTTCTTCCCTCCTTCATTTATCAGTCGCGTACAACAATTTTCAAGGAAACATTCCCAACGAACTCGGGCACCTAAGAAGATTGGAGTTCTTTGCAATTACAGCAAACTATTTGACAGGTACAGTGCCACTTTCACTCTTTAATATAACTTCTTTGACTTTGATGAGTCTTACTGTAAATCGACTACAAGGAACTCTACCACCAAATATCGGATATACATTACCCAATCTTCAGATCTTTGTTGGTGGTGGCAATAATTTCACAGGGTCTATTCCCACGTCGTTTGCCAACATCTCCGGTCTTCGAGAACTAGATCTTCCTAGTAACAGTTTCGTTGGAATGCTACCTAATGATTTGGGGAGCTTAAAGGACTTAGAGAGACTCAATTTTGAAGACAACATACTTGGAAGTGGAAGAGTTGGCGACTTAAATTTTATCAGCTCCTTGGCTAATTGTACTAGTCTAAGGGTTTTGGGTCTGTCTTGGAATCATTTTGGAGGAGTATTGCCTTCATCTATTGGCAACCTTTCAAGCCAGCTCAAAGCGCTAACCTTGGGTGCAAATATGTTAAGTGGAAGCATTCCTTCTGCGATCTTAAACCTGATTAACTTGCAACAACTAGTGGTGGGACAGAATAATTTGAATGGTAGTGTTCCTTCTAATATTGGGAATCTTCAAAACTTGGTGAAGCTATTTTTGCAAGATAATAATTTAACTGGGCCAATTCCATCGTCTATTGGTAACTTGTCTTCGATCGTTAAGCTTTACATGAACGATAACAGACTTGAAGGAAGCATACCAAGAAGCTTGGGAAATTGCAGAACGCTTCAAATCCTTGACCTATCTGGGAACAAACTAAGTGGCTTTATACCAAATGAAGTTCTTCATTTGTCTTCCTTTTTGGCCTATTTGGCCTTGAATAATAACTCACTTACTGGTCCATTACCACTTGAAGTGGATGAGGTGGTTAGTTTGATAACGTTGGATGTATCAAAGAACAAATTATCAGGTAACATTTCTAGCAATCTTGGTAAATGTGTAAGCATGCGTTACTTGGATTTGAGTGGTAACCAATTTGAGGGAACAATTCCTCAATCTTTAGAAACTTTGAAAAGTCTTGAAGTACTAAATCTTTCCAGTAACAAGTTGTCTGGGTCAATTCCCCAATTTCTTGGTAAGCTTCAGTCACTCAAGTATGTCAATCTATCCTATAATAACTTTGAGGGGAAAGTGCCAACAGAAGAAATTTTTTCCAATTCAACCATGATTTCTATCATTGGGAATAATAATCTATGTGATGGTTTACAAGAATTAAATTTACCTCCGTGCAAGCCTAACCAAACACATTTGCCCGATAAGCGGTCTCTAGCATCAAAGGTGTTGATCCCGGTAGTATCTACTGTCACATTCATTGTTATTTTGGTGGGCATACTTTTCGTGTGTTTTGTGTTTAAGAAGTCCATGAAGGATGTTTCAACTCCACCTTCTACAAAGGAGCTTCTACCACAAATTTCTTATTTAGAACTCAACAAATCAACTATGGATTCTCCATGGACAATTTGATCGGTTCGGGTAGTTTTGGCTCTGTGTATAAAGGTGTTCTTTCAAATGATGGATCTATTGTTGCCGTTAAGGTTCTAAATCTCCAACAACAAGGTGCTTCCAGGAGTTTTGTTGATGAATGCAACACTCTCTCAAACATACGGCATCGGAATCTCCTCAAGATCATAACTTCCTGCTCAAGTATTGATGTACAAGGCAACGAATTCAAAGCATTAGTCTTCAATTTCATGTCCAAGGGAAATCTTGATTGTTGGCTTCATCCTGCAAATCAAGGACACGATCAAAGAAGGTTGAGTCTCCTGCAAAGATTGAATATTGCTATTGATATAGCATGTGGATTAGATTATCTTCATAATTTTTGTGAAACTCCTATTGTTCATTGTGATCTAAAGCCTAGCAACATATTGCTTGACGACGATATGGTAGCACATGTAGGAGACTTTGGGTTAGCTAGATACATGTTGGAAGGACCGGATGAACAATTATCTTTTAGTCAAACCATGTCACTTGCACTTAAGGGTTCTATAGGGTATATTCCTCCAGGTATTTTTCTCTAAACCCTATCAACTTTCAGCGGTAATTGCTAGTTGGTATAATAAATGAATCAACAATTGCAGAGTACGGCACTGGTAGCAGAATTTCCATCGAAGGAGATGTCTTCAGCTATGGTATACTACTATTAGAGATGATCATTGGAAAAAGACCCACTGATGACACATTTGGTCATGGTGTGGACATTCATTTGTTCGCTACCATGGGGCTATCTCGAGATGCCTTGGGCATAATCGACCATTCTATGCTGTCAGTAGAAATAgatcaagaagaagaaagcgaAGACAAGATACAAGAAATAGCGGCAATGAGTGAGGAACAACACAGAAACATCATACCAAGATATGTGGAAGAATGCCTAGTATCAATGATGAGAATCGGATTGTCATGCTCCTTGAGGGCACCTAGTGAGAGAACACCGATGAATGTGGTCGTTAATGAATTGCAAGCAATTAAAAGCTCCTATCTCGAGTTTAAAAAGACACGGCAGAGGTAACATAGATATTTGTTTCCCCAAGCTTGGGAGAAGAATGAATATACTTGGCCACAAAAAACAACGGGTCGTGCTAGAAATTCCACCTTTCAAAGCATCCAAGTTGACAATTTACAATAGATGGTGAAATGTTTCTCAATTATGATGATAAGACCGCTTTTCCCTTTTTGTTCTTAGAGTAATAAACTGATTAGATTTATTACTCATTTTACGttatatttttctttccatGCAACTACTTGCAATGTTCAAATTTATTGCAATATCAAAATCAAGGAACAAACAATAAATCTCAGTATAGGACGATGAAAGCGCTAAGagtaagaagaaaaataaagcgAAGAATAAGAAAAACAGTGTTCGAAGAACGCACTTGAAGAGTTCGCCGTCCACCGTACGTGCTGCCAGGAAGAGGTTTCGCAATTGTATCCGAATTCGGCTACTCGCTCTCGTCGTCAGGGTGTTTGCCGCCGTCGTTACCTCAGTCGCGGAAGCAATCGGAGGAGTGAGCGCCATAGATTTGGGGGGAAATTATTTCAAAGGGCAACAACGTCTTCTTACCTCAGAAAACTACCGTTTGTCCGTAAActagaaaggaagaaagaagtgCTCCCAAATTTTTGtaattgaataaataaattgGTTAACTTTCCTAAAACGtcgattttatttatttatttatttattttgtcatAAACCACGAATTTATTTACCAATATCTAAAAAGTTAGTTGGAAATGATAAATTATAGCAGTTTATAAGCTATAACAGTTATAAgaatttgtaatattttaaaatgtttttaattattatttacaaaattattagcaaataattttattagttcaataaaagaaaattttgttttctctttatatatttaaaagtattttagcatttttatcttttaaatagCATCGGAGCTCTTGAATgatttataatatatatgtaatagATTTAGTAAGTGAGAGCAAGATAAACTAAAATCAACCTAACAGAAGGTAGTCAGTTGGAGACAAATAAGGATTTTCATATGTACAGATTTAGAAAAATTCAAACCTGacactatttttaaaaattttttaaatatttaaacgGTTTGTTCGGTCAATTGCAATCCTTTATAGTCGGACTAgatttgaacatttactaaatTGACCATAGTCGATTTAATGATCATTCGATAAAAAAACATACTCCAACAAATTGATACTCCCTTTTATGATTTAGAAAATGTTCGAGAGGACGAGTCCCTCAACTTtatgtctttatataatatacatgaaaaagataaaaataattgGTGTTGGTGAACTCTATCAGTGCTATCATCAATGGATTAAGGAAAAGTGGGTAGAAACAAATGACTTTTTCTTtcacaaaaaatacaaatcTTAGATGTtttctgtttcttaaaaaaaaaaaaaattaatttaacgTCTAATTCAAGAGCTATGGCCCTAAAAGAGTTGCATTGAATGGCTAACATGAATTTACCATAAAGCATGAGCTTCGTGATTCGATGGGTAGTTGGAACACGTGTCAGTTTTGGATGATGCACGTGAGAAATTATTTTCCCTTATCCTCGCAAGGTCCCACCGCTATATAATGGTAACCACCAGAAACTCCATCAAAGCCAAAGGCGCGAGGCTTAAGCTCTTGAGACTGTTTGTAATTGTCATTGTCAGTGGCAAAGTGAGATTCTGAGAGTGAAGAGTGATGAAAACCCTAGAGACCTCCAACTCCATCATCGCCAACTATTCACCTTCTTCttacttctcttcttcttcttcttcttctttaaaaGAGCGTCTTCTTTCTCGAGGACCTGAATTCATCTCTTATCGGAGGCCATGGAAATTGGCTAATTCTGGACTTCAGCATTTCGTACCTTTGCGTCGTGGAGGCATTGACTTCATTTCTTGCTTCTCTTCATATCAGCAGGTCGTCGGTATTGGAAATTATTCTTTCTTTGCGATTCTTCTCTTATGGTttcatatgtttttttttttttttttcttgaagaatCTTGGATTGCTAAGAATTATTTTCTTCACCGCCTTTAATTACCTATAGATTCTCAATGTGCGAACGAGAGATAAGCTGTGGAAGCATTCTtggctgttttttttttttttttttttttgtgcttaTTTATGGATTCTGGATGAGTGATCGGGAGTTTCATCTTTGAGAAGGAGCATTCTAAGATGCGAATTTGTTAATATGAAAGTCGGTGAAAGATAGTGTTCTATGCCTTCGATTTTGAGTTTTCGAGCGAAGTCTCCTTGTCCTGTAATTCAAAGCAAGATTAATAAAAACTTCGGAAGTTTAGAATGGGTAATAAAGTCTCGGCGGATGCCTCAATAAGAAAGAGATAATTATTGCCAGAAAATCTAGGAAGTAATGTGAAAAAGATTGTTTCAAGGATGTATATATGCTAATAAAATCATCCTGATATTCGTAGAACTTGTTCTTTGCAGGCAGATATTAATCAGAGTGATGCTCTTGAGAATCAAGAAACAGGTAAGTCAAGACGATTGATGATAAATAATTACTTCCTCTGGGAAAATAGCCTAAAATTTCCATATCGACATCTTTTATGCAGATCAATCAAAGACTGTCCGTGTCAAATTCCAGCTACAGAAAGAGTGCACATTCGGGGAGCATTTCTTTGTAGTAGGTGATGATCCAATTTTCGGTTCCTGGGACGTTACAAGTGCAATACCTTTAAACTGGGCCGATGGGCATCAATGGGCAGCAGAAGTGGTGAGTGTAGAGACTCGTGAAGAACGTAAAAGTCTTGATATGAAGAAATAAGTTTCATCGCCTTTCTAATATCTTGTtatgttcttttctttctttttgaaattaGGATATTCCCGTAGGGAAAATAATCCAGTTCAAATTCATACTTCAAGGAATAACTGGAAATGTCGAATGGCAACCCGGTCCTGATCGAACATTTCAACCCTGGGAAACATCGAATACAATCATCGTTTCTGAAGATTGGGATAGTGCTGAATCGCGGATACTtagtgaagaagaaaaaattgttaACCAGGAGGAGTATTCTCCCATTGCCCCAGAAAATTTAATGGTTGAGTACAACCTCACTTATCCAAATGAAGAACTGATCCCCATTACAAATAAGGATTCAATAGCACATAAAGAATCGGTGGAATCGATTGATGGCAGTAACATCCCAGCTTTAGAAGAAAATGGCTGTAATATCTCTGCTTCTGAAGAGAATATCAGTAACGTCTCTCTTCCAGGGGGTAATGGTAGCAGCATTTCCGATTCAAATGAGATAACCAAGGAAATTTTGGAGAACGATGCACAAGATGATGGAGTTCAAGAAAGCTCTGTTGACGATCAAGTTCCCATTCTAGTTCCTGGTTTACCTCCCCAAGTCGAAGGTGATGGTTCTGTCAGTGGGATAAATGAATCTAACGATCATAAACTACCTGAGGTAACAGCTTGATGGCCTGACCTACTTTTACCATTTCTTTCCTGCTTCAACTCTTGTTACTACAATAATCGTCCTTTCAATCTGTGTGCACCATGTATTGTACTTTCGAAAGAGATCCTAAATACAGTGGACGTAGCTTTGATAGCTTAAATGTTTCCGAAGCATTATATGAAAGAGATGAAACTTGACATTGACCACGTATTGTACTATTGCTGTCACAGTCTTATGGcctaataatttcaattttgataTCTTAGTTCTATTTTGCTTCTTTCTTACCAACTTATCATGGAACCATACAATTTCCCTGCCATCAAATGTCGACATAGCTTTTCAAGAGTTTGTTTGAAATCATTTACTGATTgcttaataataaattatacaCTACATTACCTCTTCAAATTATTAAAGTGCAAATAAACCTGTGGCCACCTAATGTTTGATAGCAACTAAAAGCACACTCTGGAAGCATGGGATGGGACTACAATTCACTAAATTAAACTTTTAGACACTTCTTGGCCAATATATTCACTAAAACCACACCTTGATTCAACTTCATCTACTGATGTGTACTACGTTATATAATGTTCATTTGCCTCATATTTCATTTGTATTAGTCTCAGAACATACAAAAGGATCCTGAGGTTGTGGCTGGACAAGAGATGGAGACAAAGTCAAGTTATGAAGAAATTAGACAAGAGGATGACACAAATACAACTGAGAATCAATCTGATTTGCAGGAAATCAACAACGATATTGTTCAAAATGACATAACATGGGGTCATAAAACCCTGAAGAAGTTCCTCTCCAGTTTAAGACTGCTTTAGCATCACAACGTTATTCTGACTTCCAAGATTTCAATTTTAGTTCTGTTCTATGTTGTTCCCCAAGAAGATTTCAACTTTCTGGGACCCAACTAGGTGTATGGAAGCTGATGTTGGGAGTTGTAAATACGATCTACTCACTACACTATAGTATATTACTGGGTAAGACAAATGAATTTCATTTCAATATTGTCCTCTATTATAGATCCTCGTAACTTTGCTTTTATATTAGTTTGAATGGTTATTTGTTTTGTTCACGACAGGATGTAAATACAAAGATTACGAAAATTGGTTCATTGGCGAATCTGGACTGCAATGGTATGAAAAGATTATTGGTAATGGCAGATTTCAAATATTTGTTTAGTTTCGTATAAAGGATACATTCTCAAATTTCAAGTACCCTTTCTTGCTATACTCATATATTGTTTTGTTTTCGAGACTAAATTTATTCCATAAGTAACATGATTGTGATTGAGTTAATAATTAACAGAACTTTTAGATCAACAATATTTATGAAGGGTTAAAATGTTAAGAAAGCACGTTACCATTGAGAAGTCTCCACATTGCCTATTGCGTACGCCGTAGGTCGCTGAAGGCTGCCTAGTAATGTGCTATTTTGTCACTTCCAAGGTTAAATTTCAGCTATCCTTTCTTGTTATTCTGAAATATTCTATTCCTTTTGTCCTGTTTCTACCTTGGTGTGCTGCGCTGAGTATCGTACCGCAGAAGTAAGATGTTTGATTGAGTTAATGATTAACAAAACTGTTAGATCATCAATATTTATGACTTAGACATGTGTACTAAGATGTTTGATTGAGTAAATAATTGACAGAACTTTTAGATCATCAATATTTATGACCGAGACATGTTATGAAAGCACGTTACTGAGGACGGTTGATAAGTTGATAATTAAAGCCTGTCATCTTCTCACTTAGTAAGGCCAAATTAAATGAAGATTCCCTTCATTTTGATCGTACCGATGAATTGAGGCgttttattttcatttgaaCTATAGTTTTATTCTTTCTAGGAGGGTAATTCATTGGGAACCAAAAATCGGGACCTAATTGATACAAATCTAAGCTATTTGGTCTATTTCTTTGTTTGAACAGTGGTCCATGTCCCAACATAAATGGATGAAATATTTATGTTACTTAAAGATAAACAATTACTTTTACTCCTTATTGGTAAGGGAAGGGAGACGTGGTAAATTTTGTTCATGCTCACTAAGAAGTGTGagattttttaaattatgaaatttgtatcatacacatatataaattaatagGTATTTGGTTTTGGTTGTAATTATTTTTTGAGTTAAGAGAATAATTAGGAGAATTGACATGAATATAGAAGTGAAAATTATAAGTTAATGCAAATAACGAAAGATTATGTAATAAACCTTTCAATTATAGATGCACTCAAATGGCGGGTGAGTTTTTTTACCAACATGACTCAATTACATGTCGATTTTCTAACTTTTCAATTTAAATATCTggtataataaattttgttttttttattataaaccaattcttcccttttattttttaaaaaaccccaaaaaaaaaaataactttatTAATTATAAACTAATTCATCCCTTCTTAAAAAAGATAAGAGACTCCTATGGTAGCCTTTACTGAAACTAAGTCACTTCCTCGAATCACTAATATAGAAACCAAATGACCAACTAATTGAattataattttcttaaaaaattccTCAAACAAATCTAAGTAACATTAAAATCCTGAATCGTAATTATACAGCCAccagaaggaagaaagaaaaacgtTGTCAGCCTTGCTGCCTCCACCATAACTCACCGCTTTTGCTGCTTCACTTAAATCTATATAGGCTCGCCTCCCCGACGTGAAGTCTATGTACAAACCAAACCTCAACCTACTAATTTAAGACAGATTAGGTTTATTTTTCCTAAATCCACTACTATTCACTCGAATATGAGTTGGATACTTTTTGTCATACTAGCCTTTCCGTTTTAATAGTCTTTCCGTGTTAGTCATAGCCAGAGCTAGAAGGATCATATATCTACTATTTTTAGTTTCTAAACAATAGCTTGGTTTTTTAAATCATGGATAGAATAtgtataaaaaagaaataaagttgAAGGTGGGAGTAGTATTGATAGGTTTTGTTTCCAAAAGCAAAATAATTACCGAGCAAGATCCAAATCCTCCTTACAAATTCAATGTCAAATCGAGCAAAACTGAATTTGCACGAAATCAACAGTTTAGAAAAAATACAACCAACCCAATCAACAAGATCCAGTAATGAATCTTAACCAAGTAGATTCCTAGTTGTTGGTTGGTTTGGTTGGGTTATGCCGTCCTAAAAGTGAAATTTCTCACTCTTCACAGCTAGATCCACGGAAACATGGCATGATAAATTGGAGGATTATATCTAAAATGTTAAAAACTACAAGGGGAATAGAGCAAGTTTGAAAAACAAATTGGAGGGATTGGaactaaaatatcaaaatattacaAGAGGAATAGAAGCAGTGTTTAAGTATTATTACCTAGGAAGCATTTGAGTCAGACTATTTGAGCTATTAAATTGGGGTGAAGATATAGTAGACTTTATAGCCTTTTTACCTCTGTCTCCACGGGAGAAAGTTCCCTCAGAACTAGTGCCAGCGCCATTTAACTTACTAGTTTTGTGTCCTTTGTATATTCCAGGCTCTGTCAAAAGTTTTTCATTAAGGTGTACCTCTTTTGAAAGCATTTCCACAACTTGCTTCATACTTGGCCTTTGATTTGCAGCGGCTTGGGTACAGAAGAGTGCAACCGTGATAAAACGCATCACCTCGGCATTCGGATAATCGATCAGCTCTGGATCGATTAGTTCTACAAGCCGTCCTTCTTGTTTTAATTTCCAAGTCTACAAATGGCACGAATCAAATTTATACATGCAATGAAGTTTGATTGAGGATGCGAAGAAAGGAGTTATGACAAGTTTTTTGATGAGTGAACTCCATTTAACTTGCCTAGGACTTTTATCCACCAGGTTATCATCAAACCCTTTATATTGTATCTATATCTATGATTACAAGCACTGGTGACTATTTAATAGTGGTAGTACTCATGAAAGCAAAGTCACGTTGAAGACCATAAATGAACGAGCAATAAGTTCTTGttaaaaaagtttagaaatgTACCCATTCCACGAGAATCGACAATTCTTCTCCGAATGCTGTTTTACTGCTGCTACTTCCACTAATTACTTCCAGCATGAGCACACCAAAACTGTATACATCTGCTTTCTTTGTCAACTGTCCTAAAAGTGCATACTCGGGTGCCAAATATCCGCTGTAGCCACACAAAATggttgaaaaatatttaaagagGAGCAGTATATGATGCAAAAAAAAAGGTCAAGAAATTAGTGTTGCGTGTCATTTTGAGGGTGCGGAAATgactgaaaaagaaaaatcaatgaCAGCAAACAAATTTGAGATTGGCAACCAGATCTTATGAATCTAATCCACCTGCATATATAGCACCCATCATCACCTAGCACACAATTTTTAATACTCTTTTTACTTTACTTTTTCACAACAGCCAATTCTTGTCTACTACACATTTGACCTGACTTGATTTCGTATTCAGCCATCAGATAAGCAAATTGCCGTGTGACGATTAACCTGAACTCATTCGTCCAACCAAAATAATGGCGTTATTGGTTCTTGAATAGGATGCATAAGCCATAAAGATAATGGTGATCAACTGTTAAAGTTCCCCTTTTGATTTTATGATATCTTTTTATCAATGCAGATTACTACAATTATGACGCTGCAAATTGATTagtaaacaaaaaagaattgTTGGTCTCCCTACAATAAGGAGAAACAAAGGAAACAAGTTGTTCTCAGCATACTTTCAAAGTAAAGTTCACAAATATCAAGATAATGAAATACGGTGCTTACACAGTTCCAGCCACTCGAGTGCTCACATGAGTAACGTTGTCTGGGAAAAGTTTAGCCAAGCCAAAGTCCCCTATTTTAGGATCAAAGTTTCTGTCAAGAAGTATATTGCTAGCCTTGATATCTCTATGAACAACAGACGGTTCAGCTTCCTCATGTAGAAATGCAAGACCCAAAGCTGTACCAAGACAAATCTTAGCTCTCTTTGGCCAATCCAGATCAACATGCTTACTCATTGTACCTGAAATGATAGTTTCTTGTGATAATAATCTGTTAGAAGTCAAACTGTGAAAGTGCATTCAAGGAAGGGCACGGAGGGAAATGTGCGACAGATCAAATTCAGTAACTTAAATTTAAGGATATACTGACGGATATTCAGGAAAAACTACAGACATTGTGAAATTGGGAGTTATAACTAACTTCTTAGATTGCGGTGTTCGGTCTTTCATATATGTCAAAatctggtttttcttgtttaAAATCTTAGTTGAAGTTGTCTGATGCGGAGAGCAATGACACTCTCAAACTAGTCATCAGTTGATAGCTTATAATTCCTGCTAGAGAAATTTAGCAAATAAATGATACCTATCATAATCTTTTATTGATTATAATTTCATAAACTATCTGCAAGTATTTGTTTACAAGCGAAATTAAGGATTGAACATGTCAGAGATTATACCGACAACAAGAAACACATGTTGAGTTGTTGACCATAATGGAATTTAAGATTTGAAACAACATGTCTGACTAGATTAAGAACTTCCAGAGATATAACATAACACGAAATTATACTGACCTAGAATGTACATATATAATCAACTTGAATGCTATGGAAACTTACCAAGCAAAGTACTCGCAAGGCTGTTGTTTTCCAGGTATTCATACACCAAAATTCGATGTGTGCCTTCGATGCAACAACCAATCAATTGAACGAGATTTTGATGTCTTATATTTGAGATCATATTTA encodes:
- the LOC127148995 gene encoding putative receptor-like protein kinase At3g47110, whose amino-acid sequence is MTNNSILLISVGKLRDWAFVFIAADSEFLSCRMRQNYCSNTNRILCILLHHLFFISTTLAFAKTTISGIESDHLALLDLKSRILNDPLKIMSSWNDSRHLCDWTGITCNSTIGRVVVLDLEAHKLSGSVPTSLGNMTHLIEIRLGDNRFYGHIPQEFGQLLQLRHLNLSYNNFSGEIPGNISHCTQLVHLELGNNGLEGQIPHQLFTLTKLKRLSFPNNNLIGTIPSWIGNFSSLLHLSVAYNNFQGNIPNELGHLRRLEFFAITANYLTGTVPLSLFNITSLTLMSLTVNRLQGTLPPNIGYTLPNLQIFVGGGNNFTGSIPTSFANISGLRELDLPSNSFVGMLPNDLGSLKDLERLNFEDNILGSGRVGDLNFISSLANCTSLRVLGLSWNHFGGVLPSSIGNLSSQLKALTLGANMLSGSIPSAILNLINLQQLVVGQNNLNGSVPSNIGNLQNLVKLFLQDNNLTGPIPSSIGNLSSIVKLYMNDNRLEGSIPRSLGNCRTLQILDLSGNKLSGFIPNEVLHLSSFLAYLALNNNSLTGPLPLEVDEVVSLITLDVSKNKLSGNISSNLGKCVSMRYLDLSGNQFEGTIPQSLETLKSLEVLNLSSNKLSGSIPQFLGKLQSLKTQQINYGFSMDNLIGSGSFGSVYKGVLSNDGSIVAVKVLNLQQQGASRSFVDECNTLSNIRHRNLLKIITSCSSIDVQGNEFKALVFNFMSKGNLDCWLHPANQGHDQRRLSLLQRLNIAIDIACGLDYLHNFCETPIVHCDLKPSNILLDDDMVAHVGDFGLARYMLEGPDEQLSFSQTMSLALKGSIGYIPPEYGTGSRISIEGDVFSYGILLLEMIIGKRPTDDTFGHGVDIHLFATMGLSRDALGIIDHSMLSVEIDQEEESEDKIQEIAAMSEEQHRNIIPRYVEECLVSMMRIGLSCSLRAPSERTPMNVVVNELQAIKSSYLEFKKTRQR
- the LOC103486305 gene encoding uncharacterized protein LOC103486305 isoform X2 — protein: MKTLETSNSIIANYSPSSYFSSSSSSSLKERLLSRGPEFISYRRPWKLANSGLQHFVPLRRGGIDFISCFSSYQQADINQSDALENQETDQSKTVRVKFQLQKECTFGEHFFVVGDDPIFGSWDVTSAIPLNWADGHQWAAEVDIPVGKIIQFKFILQGITGNVEWQPGPDRTFQPWETSNTIIVSEDWDSAESRILSEEEKIVNQEEYSPIAPENLMVEYNLTYPNEELIPITNKDSIAHKESVESIDGSNIPALEENGCNISASEENISNVSLPGGNGSSISDSNEITKEILENDAQDDGVQESSVDDQVPILVPGLPPQVEGDGSVSGINESNDHKLPESQNIQKDPEVVAGQEMETKSSYEEIRQEDDTNTTENQSDLQEINNDIVQNDITWGHKTLKKFLSSLRLL
- the LOC103486305 gene encoding uncharacterized protein LOC103486305 isoform X1 — protein: MKTLETSNSIIANYSPSSYFSSSSSSSLKERLLSRGPEFISYRRPWKLANSGLQHFVPLRRGGIDFISCFSSYQQVADINQSDALENQETDQSKTVRVKFQLQKECTFGEHFFVVGDDPIFGSWDVTSAIPLNWADGHQWAAEVDIPVGKIIQFKFILQGITGNVEWQPGPDRTFQPWETSNTIIVSEDWDSAESRILSEEEKIVNQEEYSPIAPENLMVEYNLTYPNEELIPITNKDSIAHKESVESIDGSNIPALEENGCNISASEENISNVSLPGGNGSSISDSNEITKEILENDAQDDGVQESSVDDQVPILVPGLPPQVEGDGSVSGINESNDHKLPESQNIQKDPEVVAGQEMETKSSYEEIRQEDDTNTTENQSDLQEINNDIVQNDITWGHKTLKKFLSSLRLL
- the LOC103486304 gene encoding putative serine/threonine-protein kinase isoform X2 encodes the protein MTFCCFAILNCRKGNSSLQEPAEGIAVTNNVRIFSYNSLRSATRNFHPSSRIGAGGYGVVYKGVLRDGTNVAIKSLSAESTQGTREFLTEINMISNIRHQNLVQLIGCCIEGTHRILVYEYLENNSLASTLLGTMSKHVDLDWPKRAKICLGTALGLAFLHEEAEPSVVHRDIKASNILLDRNFDPKIGDFGLAKLFPDNVTHVSTRVAGTVGYLAPEYALLGQLTKKADVYSFGVLMLEVISGSSSSKTAFGEELSILVEWTWKLKQEGRLVELIDPELIDYPNAEVMRFITVALFCTQAAANQRPSMKQVVEMLSKEVHLNEKLLTEPGIYKGHKTSKLNGAGTSSEGTFSRGDRGKKAIKSTISSPQFNSSNSLTQMLPR
- the LOC103486304 gene encoding putative serine/threonine-protein kinase isoform X1 — encoded protein: MTFCCFAILNCRKGNSSLQEPAEGIAVTNNVRIFSYNSLRSATRNFHPSSRIGAGGYGVVYKGVLRDGTNVAIKSLSAESTQGTREFLTEINMISNIRHQNLVQLIGCCIEGTHRILVYEYLENNSLASTLLETIISGTMSKHVDLDWPKRAKICLGTALGLAFLHEEAEPSVVHRDIKASNILLDRNFDPKIGDFGLAKLFPDNVTHVSTRVAGTVGYLAPEYALLGQLTKKADVYSFGVLMLEVISGSSSSKTAFGEELSILVEWTWKLKQEGRLVELIDPELIDYPNAEVMRFITVALFCTQAAANQRPSMKQVVEMLSKEVHLNEKLLTEPGIYKGHKTSKLNGAGTSSEGTFSRGDRGKKAIKSTISSPQFNSSNSLTQMLPR